CCTGGCGACGAAGACTCAGGATCCGTCGTGGCTGCAACGGCTGGTGGCCTGGGCGAGCAGGGCGCCTCGACGGACTGCAACGGCGGGCTCGTCCTCGGCATCGCGATGCACGGGCAGGTCGCCGGCACCGAGTTCCGGCGTCTGCTGTGGAATCCGCGCTGGGAGGCCGAAGGCGGCGGAACCGGCACCGACTTCTGGGCCTACGCCGCACCGCGACGACTCGCTGACCGGCTGGGCCGCCGACCTGCTCGGACACGACGACCCGCTGCTGGCCAAGCTCTACCAGCTGGAAGCCGAGCTCAACCTGCGCATGCACCACGAACTGGAGCGGGAGAAGACTGCGGCGCGCCCCGGCGGCCGGTGACGCCCACCGGCCTCGCGATCACGGGCGCGGCACGTTGCGCAGGTTGCTGCGGGCCAGCTGGATCATCTTCCCGACCCCGCCGGACAGCACCGTCCGGCTCACCGCCAGCGCGAAGCCCTTCACCTGGTCGCCGGTGATCCGCGGCGGGATGGACAGCGCGTTCGGGTCGGTCACCACGTCCACCAGCGCGGGCCCCGGCCTGCGCAGCGCATCGGCCAGCGCATCGCGCACCTCGCCGGGCTTCTCCACCCGCACCGAGTAGATGCCCGCCGCCGCGGCGATCGCGGCGAAGTCGACGTGGTCGTGGTCGGTGCCGAAGTCCGGCAGCCCGTCCACCAGCATCTCCAGCTTCACCATGCCCAGCGAGGAGTTGTTGAACACCACGGTCTTCACCGGCAGCCGGTGGGTGCGCAGGCTCAGCAGGTCGCCGAGCAGCATGGCCAGCCCGCCGTCGCCGGACATCGAGATGACCTGGCGCTCCGGTTCGGCGATCTGCGCGCCGATGGCCTGCGGCAGCGCGTTGGCCATCGAGCCGTGCACGAAGGATCCCAGCACCCGCCGCCGCCCGTTGGGCGTGATGTAGCGGGCCGCCCACACGTTGCACATCCCGGTGTCCACTGTGAACACGGCGTCCTCGGCGGCCAGGTCGTCGAGGACGTCGGCGACGTACTCCGGGTGGATCGGCACCTGGGTCTCGACGTTGCGCGTGTAGGCGTCGACGACCCGCTCCAGCTGGCCGGCGTGCTCGCGCAGCATCCGGTCCAGGTAGGTGCGGTCGTGCTTCTGCTGGACGTGCGGCAGCACCGCGCGGATCGTCTCGGCGACGTCGCCGTGCACGGCCAGGTCCAGCACCGTGCGGCGGCCCAGGTGCGCGGGCTCGATGTCGACCTGCACGGTGTTGGCCTGCGGCAGGAAGTTGTCGTACGGGAAGTCGGTGCCCAGCAGCACGACCAGGTCGGCGCGGTGCATCGCGTCGTAGCAGGCGCCGTAGCCCAGCAGCCCGCTCATGCCCACGTCGAAGGGGTTGTCGTACTGGATCCACTCCTTGCCGCGCAGCGCGTGCCCGACGGGCGCGTTGACCCGCGCGGCCAGCTCCATGACCTCCTCGTGCGCGCCGCGCGTGCCCGCACCGCAGAAGAACATCGGCCGCTCCGCCCGGTTCAGCTTCTCCGCCAGCGCGAGCACCTGGTCCTCCGTCGGCACGACGATGGGCGGCTCGCACTCGATGATGCCCAGGCCGTTGGACGAGGGGACCTGCTTCTCCGCCACGTCGCCGGGCAGCACCAGCACCGCCGCGCCGCGCCGGCCGGAGGCGGTCTGGATGGCGGTGCGCAGCAGGCGCGGCATCTGCTCCGGCTGCGAGAGCAGCTCGCAGAAGTGGCTGCACTCGTTGAACAGCTCTTCGGGGTGGGTCTCCTGGAAGAACCCGGTGCCGATCTGCGCGGACGGGATGTGCGAGGCCAGCGCCAGCACCGGCGCTCCGCTGCGGTGCGCGTCGAACAGGCCGTTGATCAGGTGCAGGTTGCCCGGCCCGCAGCTGCCCGCGCACACCGCGAGCCGCCCGGTCATCTGGGCTTCGGCACCGGCGGCGAAGGCGGCGACCTCCTCGTGGCGCACGTGCACCCACTCGATGCCCTCGGTGCGCCGCACCGCGTCCACCACGGGGTTGAGGCTGTCCCCGACGATGCCGTAGATGCGCCGGACCCCGGCCTGCACGAGCACTTCGATGAGCTGATCGGCGACAGTGGGCATGACGGGTCCTCCGGAGGGGTTGTCGGCACGGCCACCCACCCGTCTACGCGTGGGTCACCGACCCCGCAACTCGAAGTCCGCTCATCCGGTCGGCCGAGGTCGGTAACGATCCAGCCGCCCAACCCGATCATCCCGTTGTTCCCAGTAGCTCGTTCGAGCCCGGAACGCCCCCAATCCACTTCTCCGGGAAGGAAACCGCGGTGTCGATCCGCCTCTTCACCACCTGCGCGCTGGCACTGACCGCATCGGCGGTCGCCGGGCTACTGGTCGGCGGGTTCATCGTGGCGAGTGATCGAACACCGGCGCCGACACCCCAGGTCGCGCAGTTCGTCCCGGCCGCGGGCGCCGCCGGGCAGTGACGTCGCTCCACCTCGCGGGACCGCGCCGGGAGCATCGGCTAGCGTCGGGCACATGAGCGAACAGAACCGACTCTCGGTCGGCGACAAGGCACCCGAGTTCTCGCTGCCGGACGCCGACGGCAACACCGTCTCGCTGAGCGACTTCCGCGGCCGGTCGGTCGTGGTCTACTTCTACCCCGCGGCCAGCACCCCGGGCTGCACCAAGGAGGCCTGCGACTTCCGCGACAGCCTCGCGGTGCTCAACGACGCGGGCTTCGACGTCCTCGGCGTCTCGCCGGACAAGCCGGCCAAGCTGGCGACCTTCCGGGACGCCGAGGGCCTGACCTTCCCGCTGCTGGCCGACGAGGACAAGTCGGTCATGACGGCGTGGGGCGCCTTCGGCGAGAAGCAGAACTACGGCAAGACCGTGCAGGGCGTGATCCGGTCGACGTTCGTCGTCGACGCGGAGGGCAAGATCGCCAAGGCGCTGTACAACGTCAAGGCCACCGGCCACGTCGAGCGGCTCCGCAAGGACCTGGGCGTCTGACGACGTGGGCACCGACCCGGCCGGTGCCCCCTCTCAGTCCAGCACCATGTAGACCGCGACGCCCGCGGCGATCACCACGACCAGGTAGCGCAGCAGCGTCGCAGGCAGCTTCTGGGCGAGCTTGCCGCCCACGTACCCGCCCAGCACCGTGGTGGGCACCAGCATCAGCACCGCGATCCAGTCGACCGGCGCGATCAGCGCGTAGACGACCAGCGTGACCGCGCTGCCGATCATGCCCAGCCAGCTCTTGAGCGCGTTCAGCCGGCGCATCGAGTCGGTCGCGGCCAGCACCAGGATCGCGATCAGGATGACGCTGCGCGCGCCGCCGAAGTAGCCGCCGTAGATCGAGGCGAAGAAGATCCCGAGGACCAGGAACATCGTCCGGTCCGGGGCACCCTGCTCGGGCGTGCCGAGCCACTTGCGGATGGTGTTCTGGAAGGCCATCAGCACGGCGGAGAGCCCGATCAGCGCGGGCACCACGGCGTCGAAGACCTTGCCCGGCAGGACCATCAGCAGCACGCAGCCCAGCGCGGAGCCGACCACCGCGGCCGCCGAGGTCAGCCACAGCCGCCGCGAGTTGCCCTTGAGGTCCTGGCGCTGACCGATCGCGGCGCCGACGAAGCCGGGCCCCTGGGCCACCGAGTTGGTCACGTTGGCGACCAGCGGCGGCATCCCGGTGGCCAGCAGCGCCGGGAAGACCAGCAGCGAGCCGCCGCCGGCCACCGCGTTGATCGCGCCGGAGAGGAAGCCGACCACGACGAGCAGGACCGGCTCGAACCATTCGGTGAACACGACCACCGAAGTTAGCTTCTGGAACGACTCAAGTTCCCACTGGGGCGAGCGGTATCACACCGGGTCGAGCCGTTGCGCCCCATTCGGTAACGCTGTTATTTTCTTATAACAGTGTTACCGAACGTCGGAGGGAGTTCCCGTGAGCAACCCGTTCGCACAGGGCAACTACGCGCCGGTCAAGCAGGAGCACACCTGCGCGGACCTCCCGGTGGTCGGCCGGATCCCGGACCACCTCGACGGCCGCTACCTGCGCAACGGCCCGAACCCCAGCGCCGAGATCGACCCCGACACCTACAACTGGTTCATGGGCGACGGCATGGTGCACGGCATCCGGCTCCGCGACGGCCGGGCCGAGTGGTACCGCAACCGCTGGATCCGCTCGCCGCACGTCAGCCGGGCGCTCGGCGAACCGCCGCGCCCCCGCGACCCGCGCGCCGGCCTGGACCTGCTCGGCGCCAACACCAACGTCATCGGCCACGCCGGGCGCACGCTGGCCCTGGTCGAAGGCGGCGCGACGAACTACGAGCTGACCGACGAGCTCGACACCATCGGCCCGTGCAGCTTCGACGGAACGCTGCCCGGCGGCTACACCGCGCATCCCAAGCGCGATCCGGAAACCGGTGAGCTGCACGCGGTTTCGTACTTCTTCGGCCGCGGCAACACCGTCCAGTACTCGGTGATCGGCGCGGACGGCCGGGCCCGGCGCACGGTGGACGTCGAGGTCGGCGGCAGCCCGATGATGCACGACTTCTCGCTGACCGAGAACCACGTGGTGTTCTACGACCTCCCGGTCACCTTCGACACCCAGCAGGCCACCGCGACCGTCGCGCCGAGCTGGCTCCGCCGCCCCGCCCAGCTCGTCCTGTCCGCGCTGATCGGCCGGGTCCGCATCCCGGACCCGATCACCGCCCGGATGGGCCGCTTCACCCCGGCCAACGGCGGCTTCCCGTACCGCTGGAACTCCCGGTACCCGGCGCGGATCGGCGTCATGCCGCGCACCGGCGGCGCCGTCCGCTGGTTCGACGTGGGGCCCTGCTACGTCTTCCACCCGCTCAACGCCTACGACACCGAGCACGGCATCGTGCTGGACGTGGTCCGCCACGCGAAGGTCTTCGACAGGGACCTGACGGGCCCGTCCGAAGGAGCCCCGACCCTGGACCGCTGGACGGTGGACTTCAAGACCGGCCGGGTCCGAGAGGAGCGCCTGGACGACCGCGAGCAGGAGTTCCCCCGCGTCGACGAGCGCCTGATCGGCAAGAAGCACCGCTACGGCTACTCGGTCGGCGCCGACACCCTGTTCAAGCACGACCTGGCCTCCGGACGCACCGAAACCCGCAGCTTCGGCGAGGGCAACCAGGTCGGCGAGTTCGTCTTCGAACCCCACTCACCGGACGCGGCGGAGGACGACGGAGTCCTGATGGGCCTGCGCTACTCGGCGGCCGAGCACCGCAGCGACCTCCTCCTGCTCGACGCCGAAACCCTGGAAACGGTGGCAGAGGTCCAGCTCCCGGACCGCGTCCCGAACGGCTTCCACGGCAACTGGGTCCCGACGACATGACGTGTTCAGCTGGCGGGTGAGTCTTGGGCGGCCAGCTCTTCGGCCAGTTCCATGCAGCGCAGGCGGGCTGGGGAGAAGTCGTAGGGCATCTTGCCGGAGGCTTCGAACACGCTCATGGAGTCGGCCTCCCGCCTGCCTGAGCTCAGGTCGGCCTCGTCATCCGCGGCAGCGGAGTGCAAAGCGTCCCAGGCGTCGAAGAGGGCGTCGTCGTCCTCGCCCAGGCCGGACTCCTCGATGACGGCCTGCAGGGCGCTTTCGAAGGCGTGCCGCTCGGCGGCCACTTGCGCCACCCGCGGATCATCGACGGCGACGCTGTCATCGAGTGCCTCCTCGGCGTCATCGATGCGGTCGGATTCCTCCCGCAGAGCGGGATGCGTGGCCAGGACGACGAAGCGGGTGGCCTGGACGGCCGCGCCGAGCGGGCCGAAGATCCGCTCGGTGACCAGCAGACTGTCCAGGTCCGCCTGACGCAGGGAGCCCTCGGGCAGGCCCTTGAGGCGTTCGGTGACGAAGTCGGAGAGCAGGCCCATCCGGCTTCCTTCGGTGCGCATCCGCTGCACGGCGGTCCGCTGCCGCCGCAATTCCGCCTCCTGCTCGGCGAGAGTTTCCTCCAACCGCTCCAGGACGCCCGCGATACCTCCTCCGCTGTCCGCACCGCCGGAAGCCGTACCGGTGGTGAAGGCGTCACGGATGTCGTTCAGGGCGACCCCGGCGTCGGCCATCTTGCGAATCCACAGCAAGCGGATCATGTCCTCGTACCCGTAGCGCCGGCGGTCGTCGCCGCCCCGCTCGGGCTCGGGGAGCAGGCCGATCTCGTGGTAGTGGCGAATCGCCCGCGGCGTGCTGCCGGCGAAGGCCGCCGCATCACCGATCTTGACCCGGCGGGGCGGCATGAAAGACGAAGGCACGAGCAGGGACCTTTCCTCAAGGAATCGGGGCGTGAGTCCACCGGACCACATGCCGCTGCGGAAGGTGCAACCGAATTCAGAAAAATCCCCTCGCCCCACATCATCGTGCAGGGCGCACAGGGTGGCTCCCTGGCGCCGACCAGCGAATTTGCCCACCGGCGACGAGTTCCGCCAAGATCCCGCACGGAGTCTGTCTGAGGGGGTCTCATGTCCGGACTCGAAACCGCCTTCCTCCGCACCGGCGGAGCCGTCGTCAAGCACGTAGCAACAACCTGGCTGACCAGGAAGAAGACCGAAGCCCGCCGAGGAGCGGACCTCACGGACCTGATCGCCCTGCGCTTCAGCGGGCTCCGCGAACGCGACCGCAGGGCCCTGCGCCGAAAGCTCGAAGAAGTCGGCGAGATCGCAGGCGAGCGCCTCGAAGAACTCTGCGCCCGAGAGTTCTCAGCCCTGGAGGACAACGAACGCCTCGCCGCCTTGAACGCCGTGGTCGACGCGCTCGACGAAGCAGATCTCTCCGACACAACACTGCTCGGTGCGGACCTCGACCCGATCGCGCTTGCCAAGGAGGTGCGGCGGCAGATCCCGAGCGCCCCGCCCCGAGCAGGCCTGAGCGAACCCGCCCGAGCCCTCTTCGACCGAGTCCTGGACCTGAGCTGCGTCCAACTGGTCCACCTGACCCGAGAACTCCCGGAGTTCGACTCCCGCCTCTCCGAAGAATCCCTCCGCCGAGCAACGGCAACCCTCTCCGGAATCGACCAGATCCTGGACAGAATGCCGCTGACCAGCCTCGACGCCCCCACCGGCACAACCCACGACGACCAGTTCCGCCGCCGCTACCTCGACCTGATCGCCAGGCACCACGACGACCTGGAACTGATCGGCGTAAGCATCCGAAGCTTCCGCCCCAAGACCAAGCTCTCGGTGGCCTACCTGAGCCTGACGGTGAACGGTGACGTCCACGGTCGGGCCGACGATGACTCGTGGTTCCTGCACGGCGAGCACCACGGCGGGACGATGCGCGTGGAAGGTGCGCTGAGCGCGTCGGACCGAATGCTCGTGCGTGGTGAAGCGGGTTCGGGGAAGAGCACGCTGCTTCGGTGGATCACCGTCCAAGCCGCCCGTGAGCGCTTCACCGCCGCGCTCGGAAAGTGGAACGGCTGTGTTCCGGTGCTGATCAAGCTGCGCAGTCATACCGGCGATCGGTTGCCGCAGCCCGAGCAGTTCCTCGACCAAAGCGGGCTGATGCTCGGCCCGGTCCCGGACGGCTGGATGCACCGGCAGCTGCTGGACGGGCGAGTTCTGCTGCTGGTCGACGGCGTGGACGAACTCGCCGAGGGCGAGCGCCCCAAGGTGCGGCGATGGCTGGATTCGCTGCTCAAGAGCTACCCCGGCACGAACATCATCGTGACCACCCGTCCGGCAGCAGCGGGCACGAAGTGGCTGCACGCGGAGGGGTTCTCCGCCGTCGACCTGGAACCGATGACACCGCCAGACATCCAGGACTTCGTGGGCCGGTGGCACGATGCGCTTCTCCAGGCAGACACCGGCGCACTGCCGTTCAGCCCTGCCGAGGTCGAAACGCACCACCGGGGCCTGCTCGCGAACCTCGACGCTCGCGGTCATCTGCGCAACCTGGCCCGCAGCCCGCTGATGTGCGCGATGCTGTGCGCCCTGAACCTCGACCGCAGCGGCAACCTGCCCCGCGACCGCAAGAGCCTCTACGAAGCGGCATTGGAAATGCTGCTGGACCGGCGCGACACGGTGCGCGGAATCCCGTCCAACAACGGAATCACACTGGAATACCGCGAAAAGCTCGTGCTGCTCCAGGATCTGGCGTTCTGGCTGAACCTCAACGGCCGTGCCGAACTCGACCGCGCCACGGCAGTGGACCGGATCAGCCGCAAGCTCCGCACGATGCCAACCGTCGACGTCGACGCCGACGCGTGCCTCAAGCACTTGATCGAGCGCAGCGGAGTAATCCGCGAACCGGCCGAAGGCCGCATCGACTTCGTGCACCGTACCTTCCAAGAATTCCTGGCGGCCTGCGAAGTTTCCGAGGAAGGCCACGTCGGCCTGCTGGTGGACAAGGCGGGCTCGGACCAGTGGCGGGAAACCATCATCATGGCGGCGGGCCTGCTCAACCGTCCGGAACGCGCCAGACTCCTGACCGACATCCTCGACCAAGCCGACCGCGCCAACCCCAGGCAACGCCGCCGACTCCGCCTCTTGGCCGCGACCTGCACGGAGTCCGTGCACGAACTGCCCAGTGCGGCCCTCAACCGAGTCAACAAGTGCGTGGGCTCTCTCGTCCCACCGCGCAACACGACGGAAAGCCGGTCCCTCGCCACCATCGGCGAATCGGTCCTCGACCGCCTGCCAAGAGACCTCTCCGAGCTGACCGAGTCCCAGGCAGCCGCCTGCGCGTACACAGCAGCCCTGGTCAACGGGCCGAAAGCCTTACGGCTGATGGAGAACTACGCCGCTGACCCACGGCTGAGCGTCCAGGCCGAACTGATCGACGCTTGGCCGCTCTTCAATCCCGAGCAGTACGCCAAGCAGGTCCTGGCCAACGCGCCGCTGCACGACGGAGCCGTCCTCGTCAACGAGGTTCGCCTGCTCCCCCACCTCCACCACCTCGACCACCTGGAATGCGCTCACCTCGACATCCTGAACTGGCAGGACGCGTACTGGGAGTACGTCGCCGCTACACCGAAGCTGGCCAGCCTCGGCATCACCGCGCAGGAGACCTTCGCCTTCCGCCCGTTGCCCTCGGTCTTGGGCGCCACCTACGTCCGGCTGCACTCCAGCGGCGTGATCCACAACACCGCAGGGCTGGCAGCACTGCGCAACGTGCGAGAACTCAGGATTCACCAGATCGCGAAACCGATCGAGAACATCGACTTCCTGGTTGAGCCGTCTCCGGTGGAAACGCTCTACCTCAACCGCGTCGACGACGCGGCGGCACTGCGGCCGCTTTCCCAGCTCATCTCCGCCGTCAACATCAACCTCCACGGCCCGACCGTGGAACGCTGGATGGACGATCTGCCGAATCCGGAAAGGGTCCTGGATCTGGTAGCTCACGCCACTTCACCGAGCTCCGCTTCCCACATCGGCGAGCGCAGCCCCCAGCTCCGTTGGCTGGCCCTGCGCAACGCCCCGGCCCTGCACGAGCTGCGATTCGACTCGCTGCCGAACCTCGAATCGCTGTCGCTGCCCGACCTCAGCACGTGCTCGGAGTGGTCATCGCTCAACAGCTTGAGCCATCTGCGGAAGGTCTACCTCAGCACTGCGGGCACCATCGACGTGTCAGGTCTCCGGAAAATCGACTTGACCGTCTTCGTCGGCAACGACACCGAAGTCACCGGATCCGAGGCATCCAATGTCCGCATCGGCCGAATCCGACCTGCGAAGCCCGATCAGATCCGCAGAGCCAAGCAATTCATCTACCGCCGTTTCACCAGCGACGGCCATACCGGAAACCGAGAGTCGGCGTACTCGGCGAAGCCGCTACCCGGACCACGATGGCTCGGGTAGCTGCGCGGTAGTACGTCGGGGCGGTGGACCGGGCGCGGGGAGGGGCGACGCCCGGCCCACCTGGGAGGTCCGGTGCCCGCGAGGTCGGGGGCAAACGGGCACCGGACCGGTTCAGGGGTCCGACCGGAGGTGGTGGCGGCCGGTGGGCTCGGCTTGTCGTTGTCGTTCGGCTTCGACTTCGTCGATCAGCTGCCAGACGTTCAGCGCGCCTTCGCCAGCGCCGCTGTGGGCCGCTCGCGGCGGGCGGATGAACAGCATGCTCGCGATCAGCACGTTGACCAGCACGAGCGTCGACACCTGAAGCCAGAACATCCTCATCACCTCATCGCTGAAGGTCGTGTTTGTGCAGGTCAACTGCCATGAGCACTTTCTGCTGCCATAGCGCCACAAAGTGCTCACGGGTCATGACCAGCGGGAACTGATCTGTCGCCAGCAATCCATGCAGGTCTTCTCGCGAACCCACTCGGTCTCCGGCGGAAGTCGCTGCACCTGCCACGCCTCGACCTCGACTCCGCAGTACGACGACACCGAGTCATGCGGCTCAGCCCGCTTCGCGGCCACGCCGAACGCGTGCCGACCGACTCCGACCGGGCGCCAGAACCAGTCCACCGTGGAAAAGCTTCCAGCCATCTCGCCCTCCCAGCGCTTCCGTCGGACCCGTCAGATGATCTATTGACTATCGTCAGAATAGGACTGACGGCGCTCTCTTCGCCATGCCACAATCGGGCTACTTTGGACACTCGGCTGGGCCGATAGGGTTCCGCTCGACGCAACCAGCGGCCGGACAAGAGGAACGCGGATGAACGCGAACGCGCGACGACGGCAAGTAGGAACGTGGCTGGCGAAGCTCAGGCAGGCCAAGGGAATGACGTTCCAGCAGGCCGCCGACGCACTGGAGTGCTCGGACTCCCGGATCAGACATTGGGAAGCCGGGCGGAGTGCACCCAAGAAGGACGACCTCGCCCGTCTGCTCGATCTGTACGACGCTCCTGACGACGTTCGCGATCTGCTCCAGCAAACGCGCAGCGATGTATCGAAGCAGGGCTGGTGGGACAGCTACCGGCTGCCAGAGTGGTTCGGTCCGTACGTCTCGTTCGAGACGACAGCGACCGAGGCGCGGAACTTCGAGGTGGCTCTCGTCCCTGGTCTTCTCCAAACCAAGGAATACGCTTACGAAATCCACCGTGCTGGCCGCTACGTCACGGATCCTCGCGATATCCACAAGCGGGTGGATGCTCGGCTCGAACGCCAACGTCGCCTGACCGAAGAACCGAGGCTCCAGTTCCGCGCTGTGATCGCAGAGGAAGCGCTGCACAGGCAAGTTGGCGGGCACGAGGTCATGAGAGCTCAGATCGAGCACCTCATCGAGTTGAGCCACTTGCCCAACGTGATCCTCCAGGTCCTGCCATTGACTGCTGGCGCGCACGCCAGTCCGGCAGGTGGGTTCGCAGTGCTCAGCTTCGAATCGCCGCACCACCCCGATGTCGGTTTCAGCGACACGCCACTCGGCGGGCACGTCATCGACGACGCGGATGACGTAGCAGCTCTTCGCTACTTGTTCGACGAGCTTCGGGCGTTGTCGCTCTCAGCACCCGATACGGTGACTTTGCTGCATCGAATTTCAGCGCAGCAGGAGCATTGAGGAGGCGATACACCGTGCACGACCTGTCCGGCGTCAAGTGGCGCAAGAGCAGCCGCTCGGCCAGTG
This portion of the Saccharopolyspora antimicrobica genome encodes:
- a CDS encoding MerR family transcriptional regulator, producing MPSSFMPPRRVKIGDAAAFAGSTPRAIRHYHEIGLLPEPERGGDDRRRYGYEDMIRLLWIRKMADAGVALNDIRDAFTTGTASGGADSGGGIAGVLERLEETLAEQEAELRRQRTAVQRMRTEGSRMGLLSDFVTERLKGLPEGSLRQADLDSLLVTERIFGPLGAAVQATRFVVLATHPALREESDRIDDAEEALDDSVAVDDPRVAQVAAERHAFESALQAVIEESGLGEDDDALFDAWDALHSAAADDEADLSSGRREADSMSVFEASGKMPYDFSPARLRCMELAEELAAQDSPAS
- a CDS encoding NACHT domain-containing protein codes for the protein MSGLETAFLRTGGAVVKHVATTWLTRKKTEARRGADLTDLIALRFSGLRERDRRALRRKLEEVGEIAGERLEELCAREFSALEDNERLAALNAVVDALDEADLSDTTLLGADLDPIALAKEVRRQIPSAPPRAGLSEPARALFDRVLDLSCVQLVHLTRELPEFDSRLSEESLRRATATLSGIDQILDRMPLTSLDAPTGTTHDDQFRRRYLDLIARHHDDLELIGVSIRSFRPKTKLSVAYLSLTVNGDVHGRADDDSWFLHGEHHGGTMRVEGALSASDRMLVRGEAGSGKSTLLRWITVQAARERFTAALGKWNGCVPVLIKLRSHTGDRLPQPEQFLDQSGLMLGPVPDGWMHRQLLDGRVLLLVDGVDELAEGERPKVRRWLDSLLKSYPGTNIIVTTRPAAAGTKWLHAEGFSAVDLEPMTPPDIQDFVGRWHDALLQADTGALPFSPAEVETHHRGLLANLDARGHLRNLARSPLMCAMLCALNLDRSGNLPRDRKSLYEAALEMLLDRRDTVRGIPSNNGITLEYREKLVLLQDLAFWLNLNGRAELDRATAVDRISRKLRTMPTVDVDADACLKHLIERSGVIREPAEGRIDFVHRTFQEFLAACEVSEEGHVGLLVDKAGSDQWRETIIMAAGLLNRPERARLLTDILDQADRANPRQRRRLRLLAATCTESVHELPSAALNRVNKCVGSLVPPRNTTESRSLATIGESVLDRLPRDLSELTESQAAACAYTAALVNGPKALRLMENYAADPRLSVQAELIDAWPLFNPEQYAKQVLANAPLHDGAVLVNEVRLLPHLHHLDHLECAHLDILNWQDAYWEYVAATPKLASLGITAQETFAFRPLPSVLGATYVRLHSSGVIHNTAGLAALRNVRELRIHQIAKPIENIDFLVEPSPVETLYLNRVDDAAALRPLSQLISAVNINLHGPTVERWMDDLPNPERVLDLVAHATSPSSASHIGERSPQLRWLALRNAPALHELRFDSLPNLESLSLPDLSTCSEWSSLNSLSHLRKVYLSTAGTIDVSGLRKIDLTVFVGNDTEVTGSEASNVRIGRIRPAKPDQIRRAKQFIYRRFTSDGHTGNRESAYSAKPLPGPRWLG
- a CDS encoding helix-turn-helix domain-containing protein, translating into MNANARRRQVGTWLAKLRQAKGMTFQQAADALECSDSRIRHWEAGRSAPKKDDLARLLDLYDAPDDVRDLLQQTRSDVSKQGWWDSYRLPEWFGPYVSFETTATEARNFEVALVPGLLQTKEYAYEIHRAGRYVTDPRDIHKRVDARLERQRRLTEEPRLQFRAVIAEEALHRQVGGHEVMRAQIEHLIELSHLPNVILQVLPLTAGAHASPAGGFAVLSFESPHHPDVGFSDTPLGGHVIDDADDVAALRYLFDELRALSLSAPDTVTLLHRISAQQEH
- a CDS encoding sulfite exporter TauE/SafE family protein, whose translation is MFTEWFEPVLLVVVGFLSGAINAVAGGGSLLVFPALLATGMPPLVANVTNSVAQGPGFVGAAIGQRQDLKGNSRRLWLTSAAAVVGSALGCVLLMVLPGKVFDAVVPALIGLSAVLMAFQNTIRKWLGTPEQGAPDRTMFLVLGIFFASIYGGYFGGARSVILIAILVLAATDSMRRLNALKSWLGMIGSAVTLVVYALIAPVDWIAVLMLVPTTVLGGYVGGKLAQKLPATLLRYLVVVIAAGVAVYMVLD
- a CDS encoding carotenoid oxygenase family protein; its protein translation is MSNPFAQGNYAPVKQEHTCADLPVVGRIPDHLDGRYLRNGPNPSAEIDPDTYNWFMGDGMVHGIRLRDGRAEWYRNRWIRSPHVSRALGEPPRPRDPRAGLDLLGANTNVIGHAGRTLALVEGGATNYELTDELDTIGPCSFDGTLPGGYTAHPKRDPETGELHAVSYFFGRGNTVQYSVIGADGRARRTVDVEVGGSPMMHDFSLTENHVVFYDLPVTFDTQQATATVAPSWLRRPAQLVLSALIGRVRIPDPITARMGRFTPANGGFPYRWNSRYPARIGVMPRTGGAVRWFDVGPCYVFHPLNAYDTEHGIVLDVVRHAKVFDRDLTGPSEGAPTLDRWTVDFKTGRVREERLDDREQEFPRVDERLIGKKHRYGYSVGADTLFKHDLASGRTETRSFGEGNQVGEFVFEPHSPDAAEDDGVLMGLRYSAAEHRSDLLLLDAETLETVAEVQLPDRVPNGFHGNWVPTT
- the bcp gene encoding thioredoxin-dependent thiol peroxidase → MSEQNRLSVGDKAPEFSLPDADGNTVSLSDFRGRSVVVYFYPAASTPGCTKEACDFRDSLAVLNDAGFDVLGVSPDKPAKLATFRDAEGLTFPLLADEDKSVMTAWGAFGEKQNYGKTVQGVIRSTFVVDAEGKIAKALYNVKATGHVERLRKDLGV
- a CDS encoding pyruvate dehydrogenase, with product MPTVADQLIEVLVQAGVRRIYGIVGDSLNPVVDAVRRTEGIEWVHVRHEEVAAFAAGAEAQMTGRLAVCAGSCGPGNLHLINGLFDAHRSGAPVLALASHIPSAQIGTGFFQETHPEELFNECSHFCELLSQPEQMPRLLRTAIQTASGRRGAAVLVLPGDVAEKQVPSSNGLGIIECEPPIVVPTEDQVLALAEKLNRAERPMFFCGAGTRGAHEEVMELAARVNAPVGHALRGKEWIQYDNPFDVGMSGLLGYGACYDAMHRADLVVLLGTDFPYDNFLPQANTVQVDIEPAHLGRRTVLDLAVHGDVAETIRAVLPHVQQKHDRTYLDRMLREHAGQLERVVDAYTRNVETQVPIHPEYVADVLDDLAAEDAVFTVDTGMCNVWAARYITPNGRRRVLGSFVHGSMANALPQAIGAQIAEPERQVISMSGDGGLAMLLGDLLSLRTHRLPVKTVVFNNSSLGMVKLEMLVDGLPDFGTDHDHVDFAAIAAAAGIYSVRVEKPGEVRDALADALRRPGPALVDVVTDPNALSIPPRITGDQVKGFALAVSRTVLSGGVGKMIQLARSNLRNVPRP